A genome region from Grus americana isolate bGruAme1 unplaced genomic scaffold, bGruAme1.mat scaffold_82, whole genome shotgun sequence includes the following:
- the LOC129201181 gene encoding electroneutral sodium bicarbonate exchanger 1-like has translation MPLVRQSHRHHRPHSQKHREREKDSAPTEQGYHYTPSQRVQFILGTEEDEQHVPHDLFTELDEICVKEGEDAEWKETARWLKFEEDVEDGGERWSKPYVATLSLHSLSELRSCIINGTVLLDICANSIEEIADMILGPQDQSTEFDEHVRAKVREVLLKKHHHQNEKKRNNLLPIVRSFADVSKKQSDLHLLDKPAQTLTPHPSPTTAEAKNGVNHESNAMDLSKAQLHFMKKIPTGAEASNVLVGELDFLRQPIVAFVRLTPAVLLSGMTEVPIPTRFLFVLLGPEGKAHQYHEIGRSMATIMTDEVFRDVAYKAENRADLVAGIDEFLDQVTVLPPGEWDPSIRIEPPKNVPSQGKRKMPGALDDSASHSKPEKHSGPELERTGRLFGGLILDVKRKAPWFWSDFRDGLSLQCLASFLFLFCACMSPVITFGGLLGEATDGHISAMESLLGASMTGVVYSLFAGQPLTVLGSTGPVLVFEKILYKFCKEYALSYLSLRACIGLWTAAFCIVLVATDASCLVCYITRFTEEAFASLICIIFIYEALEKLSHLRETYPVHMHSKLDFLTVYYCKCEAPSHPSNATLRFWESNEINVSGIAWENLTVTECRYLHGEFHGPACGRNGPYAPNVLFWCCILFFSTFVLSSFLKKFKSSRYFPTRVRSTISDFAVFLTIVIMVLIDFMTGIPSPKLHIPHMFKPTRDDRGWFINPIGPNPWWTVVAALIPALLCTILIFMDQQITALIVNRKEHRLKKGCGYHLDLFMVAVMLGVCSVMGLPWFVAATVLSITHVNSLKVESGCSAPGEQPKFLGIREQRVTGLMIFVLMGCSFFFTSVLKFIPMPVLYGVFLYMGVSSLRGIQFFDRLKLFGMPAKHQPDFIYLRHVPLRKVHCFTMIQLICLVLLWAIKVSRAAIIFPMMVLALVFVRKVMDFCFSKRELSFLDDLMPESKQKKLDDAKNEAKEEEESQKVMEAAAANWVQLKVGKTSDLDIPQQSSDRTDPSEINIWDEMSKTTVWKTLPMNTETV, from the exons ATGCCGCTGGTGAGGCAAAGCCACCGGCATCACCGTCCCCACAGCCAGAAACATCGGGAACGGGAGAAGGACTCTGCCCCGACGGAGCAGGGCTACCACT ACACTCCGTCCCAGCGAGTGCAGTTCATCCTCGGGACCGAGGAGGACGAGCAGCACGTTCCCCATGACTTGTTCACCGAGCTGGATGAGATCTGCGTGAAAGAGGGTGAAGATGCCGAGTGGAAGGAAACGGCAAG GTGGCTGAAGTTTGAGGAGGACGTGGAAGACGGCGGCGAGCGCTGGAGCAAGCCCTACGTGGCCACgctgtccttgcacagcctctctgagctgaggAGTTGCATCATCAACGGGACGGTGCTGCTGGACATTTGTGCCAACAGCATCGAAGAGATTGCAG ATATGATCCTGGGCCCGCAAGACCAGTCCACGGAGTTTGACGAGCATGTGCGGGCAAAAGTTCGAGAAGTCCTACTGAAGAAGCATCACcatcagaatgagaagaaaagaaacaaccttctTCCCATTGTCCGCTCGTTTGCTGATGTGAGCAAGAAGCAGTCAGACCTGCACCTCCTTGACAAGCCAG cCCAAACACtcacccctcatccttctcctaccactgcagaagctaaaaatgGGGTGAACCACGAGAGCAACGCGATGGACTTAAGCAAG gcgcagctgcatttcatgaagaaaattcccACCGGGGCTGAAGCATCCAACGTGCTCGTAGGAGAGCTGGATTTCCTTCGCCAGCCCATCGTGGCATTTGTCCGCCTGACCCCGGCTGTCCTCCTCTCGGGCATGACGGAAGTTCCCATCCCAACAAG gttcctgtttgttttgcttggaccagaaggcaaagcccatcAGTACCATGAGATCGGCAGGTCCATGGCTACTATCATGACGGATGAG GTTTTCCGTGACGTTGCCTATAAAGCCGAGAACCGGGCTGACCTCGTGGCCGGCATCGACGAGTTTCTGGATCAGGTCACGGTCTTGCCGCCAGGAGAATGGGATCCATCGATCCGAATCGAGCCCCCGAAAAACGTCCCTtcgcag ggaaaaaggaagatgccaggagctctcgatgacagtgcttctcacagcaagccagagaaacacagtggtcCTGAACTGGAGCGCACGGGAAG gctctTTGGAGGTTTGATCCTGGACGTGAAGCGCAAAGCCCCGTGGTTCTGGAGCGACTTTCGGGATGGTCTGAGCCTGCAGTGTCTggcgtccttcctcttcctcttctgtgcctgcatgtCCCCTGTCATCACCTTCGGGGGACTGCTGGGGGAGGCGACCGACGGCCACATC AGTGCCATGGAGTCACTGCTGGGCGCATCCATGACTGGCGTGGTGTATTCCCTCTTTGCTGGCCAACCTCTCACCGTCCTCGGCAGCACTGGACCCGTCCTCGTGTTCGAAAAGATCCTCtacaaattctgcaa GGAGTACGCGCTCTCCTATCTCTCTCTGCGGGCCTGCATCGGGCTGTGGACTGCCGCCTTCTGCATAGTGCTGGTGGCCACCGACGCCAGCTGTTTGGTGTGCTACATCACCCGCTTCACCGAAGAAGCCTTCGCCTCcctcatctgcatcatcttcatctacgaggctctggagaagctgagtcaCCTGCGAGAGACCTAccctgtgcacatgcacagcaagctcGACTTCCTCACCGTCTACta ctgtaagTGTGAGGCACCAAGCCATCCCAGCAACGCAACCCTGCGTTTCTGGGAGAGCAACGAGATCAACGTGTCTGGCATCGCCTGGGAAAACCTCACGGTGACT gaatgTCGGTATTTGCATGGAGAGTTTCACGGACCTGCCTGTGGACGCAACGGCCCCTACGCGCCTAATGTCCTCTTCTGGTGCtgcatcctcttcttctccacctttGTCCTGTCGAGCTTCttgaagaagtttaaaagcagccgTTACTTCCCAACCAGA GTGCGGTCCACAATaagtgactttgctgttttcctcaccatCGTCATCATGGTGCTCATTGACTTCATGACTGGGATCCCGTCACCGAAGCTCCACATCCCCCATATGTTCAAG CCTACCAGAGACGACCGCGGGTGGTTCATCAACCCCATAGGACCCAACCCTTGGTGGACGGTGGTGGCTGcgctcatcccagctctgctttgcaccatcTTGATATTCATGGACCAGCAGATCACGGCTCTTATCGTGAACaggaaggagcacaggctgaag AAAGGATGCGGGTACCACCTGGACCTCTTCATGGTGGCCGTGATGCTGGGGGTGTGCTCCGTGATGGGGCTGCCGTGGTTTGTGGCTGCGACCGTCCTGTCCATCACCCACGTGAATAGCCTCAAAGTAGagtctggctgctcagctccaggagaaCAGCCCAAGTTTCTGGGGATACGAGAGCAGAGAGTCACTGGCTTGATGATCTTTGTGCTCATGGGCTGCTCATTCTTCTTCACTTCGGTGTTaaag tttATACCAATGCCTGTGCTTTATGGCGTCTTTCTCTACATGGGTGTGTCGTCGCTCAGAGGAATTCAG ttcttcgATCGCTTGAAGCTGTTTGGGATGCCGGCGAAACACCAGCCGGATTTCATCTACCTGCGGCACGTCCCCTTGCGAAAGGTGCATTGCTTCACCATGATCCAGCTGATCTGCCTCGTCCTGCTCTGGGCCATCAAGGTGTCGCGTGCCGCCATCATCTTCCCCATGATG GTTTTGGCTCTCGTTTTTGTCCGGAAAGTGATGGATTTCTGCTTCTCGAAGCGAGAGCTCAGCTTTCTGGATGACCTTatgccagaaagcaagcagaagaagtTGGACGATgccaaaaatgaagccaaagaagaagag GAGTCCCAGAAGGtgatggaagctgctgctgcaaattggGTTCAACTGAAAGTGGGGAAGACCAGCGACTTGGAtatcccacagcaaagcagcgaCAG gacCGATCCTTCCGAGATTAATATCTGGGATGAAATGTCGAAAACGACCGTGTGGAAGACTCTCcctatgaacacagaaacagtctga